From a region of the Syngnathoides biaculeatus isolate LvHL_M chromosome 2, ASM1980259v1, whole genome shotgun sequence genome:
- the LOC133504664 gene encoding cytochrome P450 4F3 isoform X3, which yields MMSLVLRALSQVFCWAALCHVLQVAAAVLVALVTLWTTRLLLHHAWFTRRLSCFSKPHADSWLLGHLGQMKSTEEGLLQVDELVQTYKHSCSWFLGPFYHLVRIFHPDFVKPLLMAPASITVKDELIYGHLRPWLGQSLLLSNGEAWSRRRRLLTPAFHFNILKNYIARFNTSADAMHDKWRRLVAEGNATVEIFDHVTLMTLDSLLKCAFSYSSNCQESTSEYVSAVVELSNRIIERRQNILHHWDWIYWKTPQGKRFKRALNIVHGFTREVVQRRRTRLNQTSSDSTSTPERKKDFVDIILLAKDEDGRGLTDEEVEAEANTFMFAGHDTTASAICWTLYNLARHTHFQEQCRREVLELLRGREGRQIEWEDLSNLPFTTMCIREALRLHSPVQAVTRKYTQDMPLPGNRTVPKGAICLVSIYGTHHNPGEFDPLRFEPVNQEARSSHAFIPFSSGPRNCIGQKFALAELRVVVSLTLLRFRLTPGPNPEFGSAEVRRLPQLVLRAQGGLWLRLEPLEPPSGWVPRDA from the exons AT GATGTCTCTCGTCTTGCGTGCCCTCTCTCAGGTGTTCTGCTGGGCCGCGCTTTGTCACGTCTTACAAGTGGCTGCTGCGGTTCTGGTTGCCCTGGTAACGCTCTGGACCACCAGGCTGTTGCTTCATCACGCTTGGTTCACTCGTAGGCTGTCCTGCTTCAGCAAACCTCACGCAGACTCTTGGCTCCTCGGCCATCTGGGTCAG ATGAAAAGCACAGAGGAAGGTCTCCTCCAGGTGGATGAGTTAGTGCAGACGTATAAACATTCCTGCAGCTGGTTCCTCGGGCCCTTCTATCACCTGGTCAGAATCTTCCACCCAGACTTTGTCAAACCTCTCCTAATGGCACCAG CTAGTATTACTGTGAAGGATGAGCTCATCTATGGTCATCTCCGTCCATGGCTCG gccagAGTCTGTTGCTCAGCAACGGGGAGGCGTGGTCCCGCAGGAGGCGCCTTTTGACCCCTGCTTTTCATTTCAACATACTGAAGAACTACATTGCCAGGTTTAACACTTCAGCGGACGCCATGCAC GATAAGTGGCGGCGTCTGGTGGCAGAGGGGAACGCGACCGTGGAGATATTCGACCATGTCACCCTGATGACTTTGGACAGTTTGCTGAAATGCGCCTTCAGCTACAGCAGCAACTGTCAGGA GTCAACCAGCGAGTACGTGTCAGCCGTAGTGGAGCTGAGCAATCGGATCATCGAACGGCGCCAAAACATTTTGCACCACTGGGACTGGATTTACTGGAAGACGCCGCAAGGAAAACGCTTTAAAAGGGCTTTAAATATTGTCCACGG TTTTACAAGGGAAGTGGTCCAGAGGCGCCGTACCCGCCTCAACCAGACCTCATCTGATTCCACCTCCACGCCTGAAAGGAAAAAGGATTTTGTGGACATCATACTGCTGGCCAAG GATGAAGATGGACGAGGCTTAACAGACGAGGAGGTGGAagctgaggccaacactttcatGTTTGCCG GTCATGACACCACAGCCAGTGCCATTTGCTGGACACTGTACAATTTAGCACGCCACACGCACTTTCAAGAGCAATGTCGGAGGGAGGTGCTGGAGCTTTTGAGGGGGCGTGAAGGACGGCAAATAGAATG GGAAGATCTGTCCAACCTGCCTTTCACCACCATGTGCATCAGGGAAGCGCTGAGGTTACACTCGCCAGTCCAGGCCGTGACGAGGAAGTACACCCAAGACATGCCGCTGCCTGGGAACCGGACAGTACCAAAag GTGCCATCTGTTTAGTCAGCATTTACGGAACACACCACAACCCTGGG GAGTTCGATCCTCTGCGTTTTGAACCAGTCAACCAAGAGGCCCGGTCGTCGCACGCTTTTATTCCCTTCTCGTCAGGCCCCAG AAACTGCATCGGTCAGAAATTTGCGCTGGCGGAGCTCCGAGTTGTCGTGTCACTGACGCTGCTCAGGTTCCGCTTGACACCGGGGCCCAACCCTGAATTTGGCTCCGCAGAGGTCCGCCGCCTGCCCCAGCTTGTGCTGAGGGCGCAGGGTGGCCTGTGGTTGCGGCTGGAGCCTCTGGAGCCGCCCAGTGGCTGGGTGCCCCGGGATGCATGA
- the LOC133504718 gene encoding lymphocyte function-associated antigen 3-like: MAELTRKMPVCLLVIFVMLDSCCTGSKVYKKVGDAIVLRPDGVPAHSGPLTSIFWKHGPNIAVEWAGDEIEVYRQFKNRSTLNYVNGELTITELTPNDSGTYTPEINLFSASLTHLAVIFPVPEPSVVTSCDTERTVCTLTCAGNTTGAEPVTYTWMLGNSLEPNSSVERVIRKDSSSAADIKCELQNPVSMKASPSVQNPFLAPSAGSLKVNTGLTVFICLLTAVVVLVLIHKCRTGMWFFQKASMPWEADFWRKQESQHESPGAHASNGSPARQEKAPAEEETPMT; this comes from the exons ATGGCCGAGCTGACGAGAAAGATGCCGGTGTGCCTACTGGTGATCTTCGTTATGTTGGACTCTTGTTGTACTG GCTCCAAAGTTTACAAGAAGGTGGGCGATGCCATTGTACTCAGGCCTGACGGGGTGCCGGCTCATAGCGGCCCCCTCACGAGCATCTTTTGGAAGCACGGGCCCAACATCGCCGTCGAGTGGGCCGGGGACGAAATCGAGGTGTATCGGCAATTCAAGA ATCGCTCGACACTGAACTACGTCAACGGAGAGCTTACCATCACAGAGTTGACTCCGAATGACAGTGGCACATACACGCCTGAGATCAACTTATTCTCCGCCTCGCTGACTCATCTTGCCGTGATCT TCCCCGTCCCCGAGCCCAGTGTCGTAACATCCTGTGATACCGAGAGGACAGTTTGTACGTTGACGTGTGCCGGCAACACCACGGGGGCCGAACCAGTCACCTACACCTGGATGCTCGGCAATTCCTTGGAGCCCAATTCGTCCGTGGAGCGCGTCATTCGAAAg GACTCTTCAAGTGCAGCTGACATTAAGTGCGAGTTACAGAATCCAGTCAGCATGAAGGCCAGCCCATCTGTTCAAAACCCATTTCTTGCGC CGAGTGCAGGAAGTCTGAAGGTCAACACAGGCCTGACAGTCTTCATCTGTCTCCTGACTGCAGTCGTGGTGCTGGTGCTCATTCACAAATGCAGAACAG GGATGTGGTTCTTCCAGAAAG CATCCATGCCATGGGAAGCAG ACTTCTGGAGGAAGCAGGAGAGTCAAC atgaaagtCCAGGTGCTCACGCATCAAACGGCAGCCCAGCTCGCCAAGAGAAGGCACCAGCGGAAG AGGAAACACCAATGACGTAG
- the LOC133504678 gene encoding insulin receptor substrate 2-B-like — protein sequence MTEMVDGYNRRAAGPEQTLMASEPSCQTQIRGGEVGHHVGVQVTLFDPYKEFFCSNHSSIRLLSALATSSGEWSDVVKKGYLGKLERSHRRYFVLRAGSHTGPSRLEWYKSEEKFAAMEKSSGKAKLFGPSKQGVIFLRCCIGVGCLGSSRKGLTVALYAQDQTMVLVAEDQRDQEAWYLSIKKMMEERNDEDQACDDDDDGYCTLPPAGFFKEVWPVSVKPGLGLGRSKTLGGELRLCLTATSLILIPVGACPDLPSVTIPLPGIRRFGHLDGSFFLELGRSAPIGPGEIWFEARDQAQHIHEVVRDTVCAMRAFPDFSRSPTSNHNQLLAPKRCRPKYRQKKTPDVQTSPTSYQQANATEPQSPISLRSIALPEQDRSAAILVRCLKMLMLLCQVHKNKTGRLPFLLREVSTVLTDVQSTTDNCSCHSGPLVLPKNVKILPD from the exons ATGACGGAGATGGTTGACGGCTACAACAGGAGGGCCGCTGGGCCGGAGCAAACGCTCATGGCGTCGGAACCCTCTTGTCAGACCCAGATAAGAGGTGGTGAGGTGGGCCATCACGTTGGGGTGCAGGTGACCCTCTTTGATCCGTATAAAGAATTCTTCTGCAGCAATCACTCCTCCATCCGTCTGCTCAGTGCCCTCGCGACCTCCTCTGGGGAGTGGAGcgatgtggtgaaaaaaggttacCTGGGCAAGCTCGAGCGGAGTCACAGGCGATATTTTGTCCTCAGAGCAGGAAGTCACACCGGGCCGAGTCGACTTGAGTGGTACAAGTCTGAGGAAAAGTTTGCAGCAATGGAGAAGTCATCTGGAAAAGCTAAGCTGTTTGGACCAAGCAAGCAAGG GGTGATTTTCCTAAGATGCTGCATCGGCGTGGGGTGCCTGGGTAGTTCCAGGAAAGGCCTCACAGTGGCACTCTATGCTCAGGACCAGACAATGGTTCTGGTGGCGGAGGACCAGAGGGATCAAGAAGCCTGGTACCTGTCCATCAAGAAAATGATGGAGGAGCGCAATGATGAAGATCAAGcgtgtgatgatgatgacgacgggTATTGCACGCTACCACCCGCGGGCTTCTTCAAAGAG GTTTGGCCTGTGTCAGTGAAGCCTGGTCTCGGCTTGGGCCGCTCAAAGACTCTGGGAGGTGAGCTTCGCCTCTGCCTCACCGCGACCTCGCTCATTCTGATCCCAGTCGGCGCGTGCCCCGATTTGCCGTCTGTTACGATTCCTCTGCCGGGCATCCGTCGTTTTGGTCACTTGGACGGCTCCTTTTTTCTGGAGCTCGGCCGGTCGGCGCCAATCGGGCCCGGGGAGATCTGGTTTGAAGCAAGAGACCAAG CACAGCACATTCACGAAGTGGTTCGAGACACAGTGTGCGCGATGCGGGCGTTCCCGGATTTCTCCCGGTCCCCGACCTCCAACCACAATCAGCTCCTGGCTCCCAAACGCTGCAGACCCAAATACAG ACAGAAGAAAACCCCTGATGTTCAGACCAGCCCGACGTCGTACCAGCAAGCCAATGCAACAGAACCTCAGTCTCCGATCAGCCTCCGTAGCATCGCCTTGCCTGAGCAAGACCG GTCAGCCGCAATTCTCGTGCGCTGCCTCAAGATGCTTATGTTGCTATGTCAAGTCCACAAAAACAAGACTGGCCGGCTTCCGTTTCTCCTGAGAGAGGTGTCAACAG TTCTGACAGATGTTCAAAGTACAACGGACAACTGCTCCTGCCATTCGGGTCCCCTTGTTCTCCCAAAGAACGTGAAGATCCTTCCGGACTGA
- the LOC133504664 gene encoding cytochrome P450 4F3 isoform X2 has translation MSLVLRALSQVFCWAALCHVLQVAAAVLVALVTLWTTRLLLHHAWFTRRLSCFSKPHADSWLLGHLGQMKSTEEGLLQVDELVQTYKHSCSWFLGPFYHLVRIFHPDFVKPLLMAPASITVKDELIYGHLRPWLGQSLLLSNGEAWSRRRRLLTPAFHFNILKNYIARFNTSADAMHDKWRRLVAEGNATVEIFDHVTLMTLDSLLKCAFSYSSNCQESTSEYVSAVVELSNRIIERRQNILHHWDWIYWKTPQGKRFKRALNIVHGFTREVVQRRRTRLNQTSSDSTSTPERKKDFVDIILLAKDEDGRGLTDEEVEAEANTFMFAGHDTTASAICWTLYNLARHTHFQEQCRREVLELLRGREGRQIEWEDLSNLPFTTMCIREALRLHSPVQAVTRKYTQDMPLPGNRTVPKGAICLVSIYGTHHNPGVWTNPHEFDPLRFEPVNQEARSSHAFIPFSSGPRNCIGQKFALAELRVVVSLTLLRFRLTPGPNPEFGSAEVRRLPQLVLRAQGGLWLRLEPLEPPSGWVPRDA, from the exons ATGTCTCTCGTCTTGCGTGCCCTCTCTCAGGTGTTCTGCTGGGCCGCGCTTTGTCACGTCTTACAAGTGGCTGCTGCGGTTCTGGTTGCCCTGGTAACGCTCTGGACCACCAGGCTGTTGCTTCATCACGCTTGGTTCACTCGTAGGCTGTCCTGCTTCAGCAAACCTCACGCAGACTCTTGGCTCCTCGGCCATCTGGGTCAG ATGAAAAGCACAGAGGAAGGTCTCCTCCAGGTGGATGAGTTAGTGCAGACGTATAAACATTCCTGCAGCTGGTTCCTCGGGCCCTTCTATCACCTGGTCAGAATCTTCCACCCAGACTTTGTCAAACCTCTCCTAATGGCACCAG CTAGTATTACTGTGAAGGATGAGCTCATCTATGGTCATCTCCGTCCATGGCTCG gccagAGTCTGTTGCTCAGCAACGGGGAGGCGTGGTCCCGCAGGAGGCGCCTTTTGACCCCTGCTTTTCATTTCAACATACTGAAGAACTACATTGCCAGGTTTAACACTTCAGCGGACGCCATGCAC GATAAGTGGCGGCGTCTGGTGGCAGAGGGGAACGCGACCGTGGAGATATTCGACCATGTCACCCTGATGACTTTGGACAGTTTGCTGAAATGCGCCTTCAGCTACAGCAGCAACTGTCAGGA GTCAACCAGCGAGTACGTGTCAGCCGTAGTGGAGCTGAGCAATCGGATCATCGAACGGCGCCAAAACATTTTGCACCACTGGGACTGGATTTACTGGAAGACGCCGCAAGGAAAACGCTTTAAAAGGGCTTTAAATATTGTCCACGG TTTTACAAGGGAAGTGGTCCAGAGGCGCCGTACCCGCCTCAACCAGACCTCATCTGATTCCACCTCCACGCCTGAAAGGAAAAAGGATTTTGTGGACATCATACTGCTGGCCAAG GATGAAGATGGACGAGGCTTAACAGACGAGGAGGTGGAagctgaggccaacactttcatGTTTGCCG GTCATGACACCACAGCCAGTGCCATTTGCTGGACACTGTACAATTTAGCACGCCACACGCACTTTCAAGAGCAATGTCGGAGGGAGGTGCTGGAGCTTTTGAGGGGGCGTGAAGGACGGCAAATAGAATG GGAAGATCTGTCCAACCTGCCTTTCACCACCATGTGCATCAGGGAAGCGCTGAGGTTACACTCGCCAGTCCAGGCCGTGACGAGGAAGTACACCCAAGACATGCCGCTGCCTGGGAACCGGACAGTACCAAAag GTGCCATCTGTTTAGTCAGCATTTACGGAACACACCACAACCCTGGGGTATGGACAAATCCACAC GAGTTCGATCCTCTGCGTTTTGAACCAGTCAACCAAGAGGCCCGGTCGTCGCACGCTTTTATTCCCTTCTCGTCAGGCCCCAG AAACTGCATCGGTCAGAAATTTGCGCTGGCGGAGCTCCGAGTTGTCGTGTCACTGACGCTGCTCAGGTTCCGCTTGACACCGGGGCCCAACCCTGAATTTGGCTCCGCAGAGGTCCGCCGCCTGCCCCAGCTTGTGCTGAGGGCGCAGGGTGGCCTGTGGTTGCGGCTGGAGCCTCTGGAGCCGCCCAGTGGCTGGGTGCCCCGGGATGCATGA
- the LOC133504687 gene encoding small integral membrane protein 11-like has product MINWKALDNVPVLLYILALKTLILCLAFAGVKIYQSKKAEAALKQQQAERRKLAQRTQELIDNMKED; this is encoded by the exons ATGATCAATTGGAAG GCTTTGGACAACGTACCTGTACTCTTGTACATTTTAGCCCTGAAGACATTGATCCTATGTTTGGCCTTTGCTGGGGTGAAGATCTACCAGAGTAAGAAGGCCGAGGCAGCTCTCAAGCAGCAGCAGGCCGAGAGGAGGAAGTTGGCCCAGAGGACACAGGAGCTTATCGATAACATGAAGGAAGACTAA
- the LOC133504664 gene encoding cytochrome P450 4F3 isoform X1 — protein MMSLVLRALSQVFCWAALCHVLQVAAAVLVALVTLWTTRLLLHHAWFTRRLSCFSKPHADSWLLGHLGQMKSTEEGLLQVDELVQTYKHSCSWFLGPFYHLVRIFHPDFVKPLLMAPASITVKDELIYGHLRPWLGQSLLLSNGEAWSRRRRLLTPAFHFNILKNYIARFNTSADAMHDKWRRLVAEGNATVEIFDHVTLMTLDSLLKCAFSYSSNCQESTSEYVSAVVELSNRIIERRQNILHHWDWIYWKTPQGKRFKRALNIVHGFTREVVQRRRTRLNQTSSDSTSTPERKKDFVDIILLAKDEDGRGLTDEEVEAEANTFMFAGHDTTASAICWTLYNLARHTHFQEQCRREVLELLRGREGRQIEWEDLSNLPFTTMCIREALRLHSPVQAVTRKYTQDMPLPGNRTVPKGAICLVSIYGTHHNPGVWTNPHEFDPLRFEPVNQEARSSHAFIPFSSGPRNCIGQKFALAELRVVVSLTLLRFRLTPGPNPEFGSAEVRRLPQLVLRAQGGLWLRLEPLEPPSGWVPRDA, from the exons AT GATGTCTCTCGTCTTGCGTGCCCTCTCTCAGGTGTTCTGCTGGGCCGCGCTTTGTCACGTCTTACAAGTGGCTGCTGCGGTTCTGGTTGCCCTGGTAACGCTCTGGACCACCAGGCTGTTGCTTCATCACGCTTGGTTCACTCGTAGGCTGTCCTGCTTCAGCAAACCTCACGCAGACTCTTGGCTCCTCGGCCATCTGGGTCAG ATGAAAAGCACAGAGGAAGGTCTCCTCCAGGTGGATGAGTTAGTGCAGACGTATAAACATTCCTGCAGCTGGTTCCTCGGGCCCTTCTATCACCTGGTCAGAATCTTCCACCCAGACTTTGTCAAACCTCTCCTAATGGCACCAG CTAGTATTACTGTGAAGGATGAGCTCATCTATGGTCATCTCCGTCCATGGCTCG gccagAGTCTGTTGCTCAGCAACGGGGAGGCGTGGTCCCGCAGGAGGCGCCTTTTGACCCCTGCTTTTCATTTCAACATACTGAAGAACTACATTGCCAGGTTTAACACTTCAGCGGACGCCATGCAC GATAAGTGGCGGCGTCTGGTGGCAGAGGGGAACGCGACCGTGGAGATATTCGACCATGTCACCCTGATGACTTTGGACAGTTTGCTGAAATGCGCCTTCAGCTACAGCAGCAACTGTCAGGA GTCAACCAGCGAGTACGTGTCAGCCGTAGTGGAGCTGAGCAATCGGATCATCGAACGGCGCCAAAACATTTTGCACCACTGGGACTGGATTTACTGGAAGACGCCGCAAGGAAAACGCTTTAAAAGGGCTTTAAATATTGTCCACGG TTTTACAAGGGAAGTGGTCCAGAGGCGCCGTACCCGCCTCAACCAGACCTCATCTGATTCCACCTCCACGCCTGAAAGGAAAAAGGATTTTGTGGACATCATACTGCTGGCCAAG GATGAAGATGGACGAGGCTTAACAGACGAGGAGGTGGAagctgaggccaacactttcatGTTTGCCG GTCATGACACCACAGCCAGTGCCATTTGCTGGACACTGTACAATTTAGCACGCCACACGCACTTTCAAGAGCAATGTCGGAGGGAGGTGCTGGAGCTTTTGAGGGGGCGTGAAGGACGGCAAATAGAATG GGAAGATCTGTCCAACCTGCCTTTCACCACCATGTGCATCAGGGAAGCGCTGAGGTTACACTCGCCAGTCCAGGCCGTGACGAGGAAGTACACCCAAGACATGCCGCTGCCTGGGAACCGGACAGTACCAAAag GTGCCATCTGTTTAGTCAGCATTTACGGAACACACCACAACCCTGGGGTATGGACAAATCCACAC GAGTTCGATCCTCTGCGTTTTGAACCAGTCAACCAAGAGGCCCGGTCGTCGCACGCTTTTATTCCCTTCTCGTCAGGCCCCAG AAACTGCATCGGTCAGAAATTTGCGCTGGCGGAGCTCCGAGTTGTCGTGTCACTGACGCTGCTCAGGTTCCGCTTGACACCGGGGCCCAACCCTGAATTTGGCTCCGCAGAGGTCCGCCGCCTGCCCCAGCTTGTGCTGAGGGCGCAGGGTGGCCTGTGGTTGCGGCTGGAGCCTCTGGAGCCGCCCAGTGGCTGGGTGCCCCGGGATGCATGA